A genome region from Rhodohalobacter sp. SW132 includes the following:
- a CDS encoding TonB-dependent receptor produces the protein MMKFLTIPFLFLLFFSVYQNAEANDERSGVLSGIVVDIESSEPVPYVYLHLEEINRSSTTDRDGRFELRNLPAGSYTVNIHRIGYTSQNRTVDIQADERTEISFQITPTVLSGQTVEVVGDAEQTVGGNLEHASLKIVGDRLRRDLDVTLSGTLSNQAGFSERSMGAAPGRPVMRGLGDERVLILEDGGRTGDVSWTSSDHSVTVDPSSADEIEIARGPAALEHGAGAIGGVINVVSNKIPNSIPTRTTGNVSFQGASVNNGMMGSGSVKVPYRDLVLNVDLSGRIGQDYKIPDGTLTNTSIRTADNGFGIGYIRPWGYAGLSGSVYYSEYGIPPDPEGGHPAGVDIEMYKYHTEGRAEVLLNNRWFNLLEARGSFIHYHHVELESSGAIGTQYDMDTTTGTLKLRNNGWGFFNEGVVGIWGEFVDYSVFGSRTPNSNSVSGAFFAIQEADIGNLHLEAGLRLNHFTATPERERPNSFIGHVRQRNFTGLESSASAIYNLGNGWYLGSTFMHSWRSPTLEELYSEGPHLAAFAYEVGNPDLEAERGLGSEIFARYKSGSASVELATYYNYFGNYLYAQDTGRPSIPRGDLNEFKYIGTQATMYGAEFSSEVRLIRNLVLDGNISFTIGDRVVPGEEREAAGLTEANQPLPMMPPVKGNFGLRYSFDNITLGTRMRAAASQSRIGENETPTDGYAVFDLNAQYRFDWGGTLHTFALNGSNLFNTEYYNHLSKVKDLFPEPARSVSILYRVYF, from the coding sequence ATGATGAAGTTCCTAACCATTCCTTTTCTATTTCTTTTATTTTTTTCTGTATATCAAAACGCTGAGGCCAATGATGAAAGGTCGGGTGTTCTTTCAGGAATTGTGGTTGATATTGAAAGCAGCGAGCCGGTACCCTACGTATATCTGCACCTTGAAGAGATTAATCGGTCGTCTACTACAGACCGGGACGGCCGTTTTGAACTCCGGAATCTTCCGGCGGGTTCATACACCGTAAATATTCATCGCATCGGGTATACATCACAAAACCGAACGGTTGACATTCAGGCCGATGAACGAACTGAGATTTCATTTCAAATTACACCTACCGTGCTCTCCGGGCAGACCGTTGAGGTTGTAGGAGATGCCGAACAAACCGTGGGAGGTAATCTTGAGCACGCCTCCCTGAAAATTGTGGGAGACCGACTGCGGCGTGATCTCGACGTCACGCTTTCAGGAACACTGAGTAACCAGGCGGGGTTTTCCGAACGAAGCATGGGTGCTGCTCCCGGCCGGCCGGTGATGCGTGGCCTCGGTGACGAACGTGTTTTGATCCTGGAGGATGGCGGACGAACCGGGGATGTATCGTGGACTTCTTCCGATCATTCGGTCACGGTTGATCCATCTTCTGCCGATGAAATTGAAATCGCCCGGGGACCTGCTGCACTCGAACATGGTGCTGGTGCCATCGGTGGCGTGATTAACGTTGTGAGCAACAAAATCCCCAACAGCATTCCAACACGGACAACAGGAAACGTTTCATTTCAGGGAGCGAGCGTAAATAACGGTATGATGGGATCCGGATCCGTTAAAGTACCCTACCGGGATTTAGTTCTGAATGTTGATTTAAGCGGCCGAATTGGACAGGATTATAAAATTCCTGATGGCACACTAACCAACACGTCCATTCGCACAGCTGATAATGGGTTTGGCATCGGGTATATCCGTCCCTGGGGATACGCCGGATTATCCGGATCTGTATATTACAGCGAATACGGTATTCCTCCCGATCCCGAAGGTGGACATCCCGCTGGTGTGGATATTGAAATGTATAAATATCATACCGAAGGGCGTGCAGAAGTTCTTCTGAATAATCGATGGTTTAATCTGCTGGAAGCGCGCGGCTCGTTTATTCACTATCACCACGTTGAGCTTGAATCCAGCGGAGCAATTGGAACACAGTACGATATGGACACCACCACCGGTACTTTAAAACTCCGAAATAACGGGTGGGGATTTTTTAACGAAGGAGTGGTCGGAATCTGGGGCGAATTTGTGGACTATTCTGTATTTGGGTCCCGAACGCCAAACTCTAATTCTGTGAGCGGTGCATTTTTTGCCATCCAGGAAGCTGATATCGGTAATCTGCACCTCGAAGCCGGTCTTCGCCTGAATCATTTTACAGCCACACCTGAACGTGAACGCCCAAATTCTTTTATCGGGCATGTAAGGCAGCGGAACTTCACCGGACTGGAATCCTCAGCTTCTGCAATTTATAACCTTGGAAATGGATGGTACCTGGGATCTACTTTCATGCACTCCTGGCGCTCCCCAACATTAGAAGAGCTCTATTCGGAGGGACCCCATCTTGCTGCTTTTGCATATGAAGTGGGAAATCCCGACCTGGAAGCAGAGCGAGGACTGGGTTCCGAAATTTTTGCCCGCTATAAATCCGGTTCCGCATCGGTTGAACTGGCCACCTATTACAACTACTTTGGCAACTACCTTTACGCGCAAGATACCGGGCGGCCAAGTATTCCCCGTGGAGATCTCAACGAATTTAAATATATCGGCACGCAGGCAACGATGTACGGAGCCGAATTTTCTTCTGAAGTTCGCCTCATCAGAAATCTCGTTCTGGATGGAAATATCTCCTTTACCATTGGTGATAGAGTCGTTCCCGGGGAAGAGAGAGAAGCTGCAGGCTTAACGGAAGCGAATCAGCCACTGCCAATGATGCCCCCTGTAAAAGGGAATTTTGGGCTCCGCTACAGTTTTGATAATATAACACTTGGCACACGCATGAGAGCTGCCGCATCACAATCCCGGATTGGCGAAAATGAAACACCTACAGATGGATATGCCGTTTTTGATCTGAACGCACAATATCGCTTCGACTGGGGCGGAACGCTGCACACTTTTGCGCTGAACGGATCTAACCTTTTCAATACTGAATATTACAACCACCTCTCAAAAGTAAAAGATCTATTTCCCGAACCGGCCCGCAGCGTCAGCATTCTTTATCGGGTATATTTTTAG
- a CDS encoding MFS transporter — MSLEENQQTPVLKDKNLHIIFGITLSAVMGVSSIAPALPVISRALDVSTDQIGLLITVFALPGILLTPFLGVLADRFGRKRILIPSLLLYGIAGSACAFTTSFDQLLWLRFLQGSGSAALGALNITLIGDLFQGNRRATAMGYNGSVLSVGTAIYPAIGGFLAAFAWNYPFLLSALAIPVALFAMIYLDPVPISMNLDIGEYFQKIKDRIFTRQVLSLFACVFLTFTILYGGYITFLPIFLDEDFGLSSTIIGLMLSGSSLITAITSSRLGKLTKHFSELHLILTGAILYLFIFLSFPLITNVWYMALPIAVFGVAQGINIPSLLNLLTGKAPSEFRAAFLAVNWVVIRAAQTIAPFLLGIVYLYTGIRGTFFFTAGAALLFVGIAAVSLRR, encoded by the coding sequence TTGAGTTTGGAAGAGAATCAACAAACGCCGGTACTAAAAGATAAAAATCTCCATATTATTTTCGGGATCACCCTTAGCGCTGTAATGGGGGTGTCCAGTATTGCGCCGGCACTTCCGGTTATTTCGCGTGCCCTGGACGTTTCAACCGACCAGATCGGCCTGCTGATCACAGTATTTGCACTTCCCGGTATTCTACTCACTCCTTTTCTTGGTGTACTGGCTGACAGGTTTGGCCGTAAACGCATTTTAATCCCCTCCCTGCTGCTGTACGGAATCGCCGGTTCAGCCTGTGCCTTCACCACTTCTTTTGACCAGCTTTTGTGGCTGAGGTTTTTACAGGGATCCGGCAGTGCAGCACTCGGTGCCCTCAACATTACGCTGATCGGTGATCTTTTCCAGGGAAATCGTCGCGCCACAGCGATGGGGTACAATGGAAGCGTTCTGAGTGTAGGTACAGCGATTTATCCAGCTATTGGTGGATTCCTGGCAGCCTTCGCGTGGAACTATCCATTTCTACTGAGTGCACTCGCCATTCCGGTTGCTCTATTTGCGATGATCTACCTTGACCCGGTTCCCATATCCATGAATCTCGATATTGGTGAATATTTTCAAAAGATTAAAGACCGAATCTTCACCCGTCAGGTACTCAGCCTGTTCGCATGTGTGTTTCTTACGTTCACAATTCTTTATGGCGGCTACATCACATTTTTACCCATTTTTCTTGATGAAGATTTCGGTTTGAGCTCAACGATTATCGGTTTGATGCTCTCCGGGTCCTCGCTGATTACCGCCATAACGTCATCAAGGCTTGGAAAGCTAACCAAACACTTCAGCGAACTACATCTTATTCTCACCGGTGCCATACTTTATCTATTCATTTTTCTGAGTTTTCCCCTGATTACAAACGTTTGGTATATGGCGCTTCCGATTGCGGTTTTTGGTGTGGCCCAGGGAATTAATATTCCCAGTCTTCTGAATCTGCTCACGGGAAAGGCACCATCGGAATTTCGTGCGGCATTTCTGGCTGTCAACTGGGTTGTGATTCGTGCGGCACAGACCATAGCACCATTCTTGCTGGGGATTGTTTATCTATATACCGGAATTAGGGGAACTTTCTTTTTTACGGCGGGGGCTGCCCTGCTGTTTGTTGGAATTGCAGCAGTTTCGCTGAGGAGATAG